The nucleotide sequence GTTCACTTTTTGTTGGTGAGACTTTGGCGCGCATTTGTCTTCCCTAGCGTTCAataagtgaacgctacgttcactctttGAATGTGACTAGTACATGCTTGGCTTCTTTGAGCACTCCGTTCCCTCCTTTGAACGCTACCTAGCTGAGCCTTGCTCCCTTGCTAGCAATCCACGAAAAAGGTAGAGatagtgaacgtggcgttcacttcTTTGAATGCTACCCCTTGTTTTGCTTTGAGCCTCAGCTTCCCTTGGTTTAAAGGTCACGAAAACGTTGCCAAAAGTGAACGTTATGTTAGGACTTTTGAGTGCCACCCTTGTTGCTTTGCTGCACCATTTGGTACATCTTGATTGAGCGCTCAAAAacgttcactaaagtgaacgtggcgttcacttgTTTGAACGCTGCTCCTTGGTCTTCATGGGTGATCTCCTTTGATGAGCGCTCCGTTTGCAATTTTGAGCGTTGGCCTTTGCTCCCTTTTGAACGCAACGCTTTACTGTTATGAGCCACGCTTTAAAAGGCGTGGCCAAAGGTCTAAAGcatgctccaacttcaaagtatgccccaaaattcttctttcctctgtttgggcttaatttgtgctttctgcttcttttcctttatctttttaccTATTATCAACCAAACAAATATATCAAAGCCTTACCAAAATCACTAGATatttgcatcatttataaaatcatttaattctagcataaaacctatgattttgtgtaaaataaacaatgtttgattgattcaacataataatgaaaatccactccaattacttacttattttacatgaaagtgcataaaacctaatgaaactaatgaaaaatgcttgtaaaactagcataagatgacttgtcatcagcgtgGCACGCCATCTTACTGGGCTAGAGGGGAGTACTCATGCTTTATtgagggcatggcacgccagttcaaccTTCCAGAGGAGAGATTGAAGGCCTtattgaaggcgtggcacaccagacttgggcgtggcacaccagttcaTTTAACCAGAGAAGAAAAATGAAGAGTTCAacaagggcgtgccacttgactcctgggcatggcacgccagttatattgaccagaagagaagaaggaggGCTTTgctgaaggcgtggcacgccagttctggGCATGCCACGCTAACTCATTTGACAAGAAAGGAATATCACTTGGGCATGCTACTTGAGTtcaaaggcgtggcatgccaggctaGCTGCACAAaggaggcgtgccacttggaagccaggcgtggcacaccaagccaAGCtaaggagctaggcgtggcacgccggtCACACGCCAGGCACATGTctcaatttaattagtttttttctttttatttcaattgtaattttcttttcctttttgtaatttttatttctaGTAATAGAAGTAGTATAAATATCCCTTGAGAGTATAGAAAAAGAGGTTGGTTAGCTAGTGGAAGGAATTAGTTTAGTTTTACTCTTACACTTCACTTCATCTTCTttcatctcttgtacttttctctaagctatgagtagctaaactccctctcattgggagagagagctctgttgtacttgatggattaatgatagtgaatttcttcttcttttcatctctctttaatttgctagaaggaattttgtttctCAAGCCTagtattcaatcatcttggaaaagaggttgaatgcaaattgggtttcatgggggTTTCATCGAAACCTTGAAAAAGGAAACATcgaaccatgcttgaaattccttctcacacttgagtagatatGGGTTTtaggattggatatggtgacatgaaaTTCACCCACtacttggatctatgaggatgtgtggtataatcagggaccaagcttatctctcttcatgagcaattagaccaaggaattggctgattatcaagatttgagagattgaatcaccaaggaattggggttcaatcaatcatgattgccaagaggtcaatgagttacatgattgaagatgagatgatctagatttgatccaaagagtgcaacatctcctaatcccaatgaatttccctattcttatcttccttattctttatagctttctttaatttctgctctcaacccattccccatttacaatttagtcatttatatttctgtaatttactttcatgctctttatgtttctgcactttactgcaTTCCTTTATCTTTacgtcatttataattctgtcaTTTAGAATTCTGCACCCAACAATTCTTAttgattagcttgactaaatcactcattaactaaagttgctcaatcaatcaatctctgtaggattcgacctcactctactgtgagttattacttgacgacaatttggtatacttgccaagGACGGATTCATTATATTCATTATAGTGAACTTAAAATCCGTTCATCACCAGGTCATCAAAACAAGTTACTGACTAGGAGGTAAgttatcgaaccacttcatcgcggCTTTGGTCAAAATCGTCGGGAAGGGTTTGCAATGAGTAGCATTAGAGGcattgacgaatggatttttgctagtaaagaaattcataaataatatctcgttgaaagtatagtttctaaaccaatagaaaatcctttcgtacaaaaacttggttgtcactaaagcaacctaaataaaattaaactgaagtatttaaacctcgggtcgtctctcaaggaattgcagggaggtgtagttattattggttatggatagtatatttttgggattttgaatgttgaacaaggaaattaaatgataagaaaataaactaataattaagaaagctcttaacaaggtatgagaactagacgtcctatcctagttatccttatcaattgtgatgagaattgttcatcgctcccacttagttaacccttaccgaataaaggaaagtcaagtggactaatcaatttgattcctcaattCCTAGTCAACTcgtaaggaaagactagctttagagggatccaaatcaaccagcaaatttcaATCATcagtcaacaaaggagtttgataactcaagcgtctccaattactcaaccaaagctaagaatgtaaaaagctaaattaaaatcataaatatgaaatacctcaaattgcattaaataaagaaatctaacatggagttcataaaccaaattagaaaagaagagaatcaacaagaagAATAGATAAaacaaagtactagaataaataaaagtagaaaagaaactaaattaaaggaacattgaacctagaattgagaagaaataaacctaaaactaagagaaatcctaaaacctagagagaggagagagcctctctctctagaaactacatgtaaaacctaaattatgaataatgagagTTGTCTCCTCATTTCTCCACTCTGCagctctaatctatgttttctgggccgagaactgggtcaaaaatagcccaaaaatcgctgagGCGAATTCTGATACGCTGAATTTTTGTAGATGCACGCGTGCGCATGATGAACGCGTGCACGCCGATTATCTGCAAGGAAAacatggtaaattatatatcatttcgaagccccagatgttagctttccaacgcaactggaaccgcctcatttggacctctgtagctcaagttatggccagttaagtacgaagaggtcaggctggatagcttagcaattccttcaatttcttgtatttcttccacttttgcatacttcctttccatcctctaagccattcttgccctataaaccctgaaagcacttaacacacatatcacggcatcaaatggtaataagagaggattaaaattagcaaattaaggccaaagaagcatgttttcaatcatagcacaaaattaggaaggaaaatgtgaaacatgcgaattatatgaataagtgtgagtttagtggataaaattcactcaattaagtacaaaatataccataaaatagtggtgcatcaggcatcggctaggtacatccgacttttgaagttGCTGAGATGGTGCCTTGGGTCAGTCGTTCTGTTATAGAGATCCTTGTCAGGCATTTTGAAATTTCTATGAACCCTGGCTCGCATGATCTCTTCAACAAATGGATCTTCACCTCCTAGAGGGCTTTCCTCCCAATCTGCTCGATCTTCGTCATCGTAGATCAGCCTCCAATCGTAAGAGATTTTCTTCCAACTCTTTGCAATTCTTGTTTTGCTTCCCGTTGTCATTTAGTTTCTAGTTTGAGTTGCTCTAATTGCCCGCAGTGGCCGTGGACTAACCCTACTATTTCCGTTGGATGAGGAGGTTCTTCCTCTTCGTCCGGATGGACCTTTGATTAAATCTGCTAGAGTTAAGGGTTTCCCAATGTTCCTTCTCCGTGAGGAACACGTGTTTTGTCTCGAGGTGGAAGAAGTGCTAACGCGAGGTCGTCGTGATGGGGTTTTGTTTCTAACTCAGACGCCATGTGACCGTCTTCATATTGATTATCCGCCATTATCAAGAGTTGAGCTCCAGGTCCCCGACAACGACGtcaatattccgagggttacctaaaatggTGATTTGGGCATGAACGTGGGGTCCAGACTCCTTCTGGGGCAGCGACTGACTTGTGCTGATGCTAAGGGGCCGccgtccgagttcctcgtgaggaggtgggaggtgatacctgcaagagactccgatgtttAAGTTATCAAGGgctttaagtaggtttttagtagattacgACATGagtatacctgaggggtgtcagtgtatttatagtagaaagaTAATCACCCTTTTGAATAGTTCCACTTTTATTCGTGGATAGccgttccttttttttttgcaagtttGTTGCAGTCTATCTTTTAAGAGAGATAGAGATACTAGGAGTCTAAGAGAGATTTAGGGAGAtagttacttatttagataagtagAACTGGACCATTTTTCGTGTCTGACCTCTTTAGAAGGTCGGATGAATAGAAGAGACCACCTTTGAGGGGCCTTTATCCTTATTAGGCCGGGCTGCATTTGGGCTAGGATATGAACAAATACCTAATTTAGATTAATGTTAAACACATTGAAACTTGAAGATAATTGAATATATCCAAACATTTCCATGgaagctttttttattttttattaagttagagttagacaacaaaaaaaaaacacatgtCAAAAGAATATTAGATGAGATGAGAATTGTGTTCAAAATATATTCAGACACACATATATGGCAATTTAGAAAAATTTTTCTACTTCGAATATCTTTGCCAAAGTCATTCTATTGTGCTGGATTTTTTTTAGGCACGAAATACTGAGATAAAGATACAAAATTATATTTGGCAAATAAAAGATGGAGACAGACATTGTATCGAAAAATattgaattaatatattttgttattCTTGTCAAAAAagacaacttattttttattattatattttttttttaatttttttatgaaaaaaaagaataaattagacttttatagttttataatttgtttattttaatatttagtttgTCACTAAACATAATACAAGAATACTAATTTTTGTGCCTTTAATTATATTTAGTATGTTATTTTCCGTATCTTGTATTATTCTATTCTCCCAACCGGCAGACTTAAAATTTTCACAAGAAAATCTCCAAACGCTACTTTGATAATTGACAAAATCTTTTTAAGTTAACCTTGTTCATTATTCTTACTCACTTCTGTTTTGTTCCGTTGCATCAAAATCATGTGTTGGGTGGCTTCCACTGTAATCTAAGCACAAGTTCTTTTACAACAATATATGTATCACTACAGCTTTAGGATAATCTTGTCACTTTTTCTTGGAACATGACCATAATTACGTGCTGGGAATTACTAGATTACATGAATGACATCAAATAGACGATGTCACAAGAACACACCAGAAGAATTTCTAAAAGCATGTTTCATCCCACATCAAAATTAGAAAAAGCTACTTTCAATCATACATTTAATggttgcgacaattaatgaatgctaaataagacaagttctgactatttttttttgtctctctagCATTACCGTTTTACAAACTGAGAAGTATATCGTCACTCGCtagcaataaaaattaataatctaaAAGTagttaatactttaattttagtaGATGCAATTccatttaatattattattactattattattatgtgTTTAAATGTTACTCCATATTTCAGTTCTTTCTACTCACTCCCACCCCTGCTATTTGGCATGCCACATGGACATTGAAGTAAAGTAACGGAATCTAAGTTACAGGTCAAATCTACTGTTGAAATTTACAAAAAGCCAGGGAATTAGATTCAATCTTAGCAAATTATGGAATAAAATAGTGCATAAATATCTCTCTAAATGTGCCTATAAATTGCACCTTGTGCTAGCACAATTACCATATGTGCTCGTGCTTAAACCTGAAGAACAAGTAGTgagggaaaaaaaagagaaaaatgcgGAGATCCCAGGACTACTATGAACACATATTTAGAGTGCACAGGACCCCTAGCGAAATAACTGACGTCCCTCGTTACCCTGGTGTCCATATTGCCTTCGGCAAGAAGGCAACTATTCATGGGGAAGACGAGGGATGTCAAAACTATGGCTATCCCCTCCAAGCTCGCCATGATGACGAGAGGGTTGAAGTAGTAGACTATGGAAGAACCACCAATCCTGCGAATTGGGATGGTGAAGCCACCTATGTTGACTCTGATCAGTACTATCCTAAGAAGAACAGGGGTGGCTTTGAGTTGCACCCCTGGAAGACCTTTAGgccttaaaataataataataattaaaaaaaaaaaaaaaacagttattTCTCGAGTGTTGTGTCTAGTTTACTATATAGCATATGCTTCCTAATACACCAAGATCAGTAGTGTGATGGTAAGAAATAAATGGCTGCTTAACGAGCCAATGTTTGCTTATTACAAATCTAGGTGTGATTTTATTTACGTACTGCTTTTATATGTATCAACCATTGATTGAATGAATACATACACATGTTAATTAGCATGCCATGCCTTTATTGTTTGATGCTCAAGCCTAACACAATCAAACTCATGttgtaaaataaaaatacatgtcCTACCAAGAATAAGCCAGAATTTGTAACTAACTACTCTCTTGCATAACAAGCAAAGACTTACTAAAGAAGAAGGACTAACacgttattttaatttatatcttttaaatAACATTTTCATCTTGCTTGGTAAAATCAAGGACATCTTCaaaattaaataaggaaaattGTCAGTATGCCAGAATTTCAAGTTGCAAATTGAGAGTGGTCTATATAATCTTAACTGTTCTAACAAAAGAAGAATGAAACTCATGTATCGTTTTCCTGTGGAATTTTGGCAGCATTAAACCGTCTAGAAGAAAAATGAGAGAACAGATTTCTGAGGCTATTCTTACTCTCCAGCTTTCGCCTCCGTTGGCTTTGAATCGAACCACATAAGTCATCAAAAGGGTTATTATCTAGATCCAACCCCGTTTCAATCCTTCTTGACACTGTCACAAGTTCATATGAATCCCAAAGTGACTGCTGAAAATTCCAGTAACAaggtgaagaaaaagaagaagaacctgTGTCCCTCATTACTTCTAGCTTGAACCTTGAAGGCTTCACTTTGAAGTTTCTTCTGCGTGCATCAAACTCACTCATAGGTTTAGAGCTTCCTGAGTGGCTGTACCAGGCTTGTGCCACTGCTTTCAATATTTCCAACTCTTTTTGTTCTTGTTTGTGGTGCTGGTGCTGTTGTTCTTCCTGATAaggctctatcttcttcttcttcttcatggcTCCCACTATGGGCAGGAGAGAAAATCTTAGATTTCATAATGgtaatgaagatgatgatgatgatgatgatgacgatgtcaTGGCCATGTTACTAGCCATGAAATCTGAGCCTCACAAGTGAACAAATGGAGAGGGATAA is from Arachis ipaensis cultivar K30076 chromosome B01, Araip1.1, whole genome shotgun sequence and encodes:
- the LOC107607673 gene encoding uncharacterized protein LOC107607673; the encoded protein is MKKKKKIEPYQEEQQHQHHKQEQKELEILKAVAQAWYSHSGSSKPMSEFDARRRNFKVKPSRFKLEVMRDTGSSSFSSPCYWNFQQSLWDSYELVTVSRRIETGLDLDNNPFDDLCGSIQSQRRRKLESKNSLRNLFSHFSSRRFNAAKIPQENDT